From a single Planctellipticum variicoloris genomic region:
- a CDS encoding WD40/YVTN/BNR-like repeat-containing protein, with product MSDRLHVATRKGFFTVDRSAGKWQVAKVDFLGQNATMSLRDPRDGTLYVAIDHGHFGTKLQRSSDEGQTWEEVGVPAFPPLTDEDRKKQADAGEIGARRDFSSLKEIWELTPGGADQPGTLWAGTIPGGLFRSTDRGATWEMIRSLWDRDDRWHWFGGGKDSPGIHSVAVDPRNSQHVTVGISCGGAWVTEDGGETWEVRAKGMRAAYMPPEQAYEPNAQDPHRLVQCPASPDALWVQHHNGIFRSTDAGRSWTEIENVKPSVFGFAVAVHPKDPQSAWFVPGVKDECRVPVDGKLVVTRTRDGGQSFDALTRGLPQSHCYDIVFRHALDIDGTGDRLAMGSSTGGLWVTEDGGDQWECVSAHLPQIYCVRFQ from the coding sequence CCACTCGCAAGGGGTTCTTTACCGTCGACCGCTCTGCCGGGAAGTGGCAGGTCGCGAAAGTCGACTTCCTGGGCCAGAACGCCACGATGTCGCTGCGCGATCCGCGCGACGGGACCTTGTACGTGGCGATCGATCACGGGCATTTCGGCACCAAGCTGCAGCGGTCGTCCGATGAGGGGCAGACGTGGGAGGAAGTCGGCGTGCCAGCCTTTCCCCCGCTGACCGACGAGGACCGGAAGAAGCAGGCGGACGCCGGCGAGATCGGGGCGCGACGCGACTTTTCGAGCCTCAAGGAGATCTGGGAGCTGACCCCGGGCGGCGCCGATCAGCCGGGGACGCTGTGGGCGGGGACAATCCCCGGCGGGCTGTTTCGTTCGACCGACCGCGGGGCGACGTGGGAGATGATCCGGTCGCTGTGGGATCGTGACGACCGCTGGCATTGGTTCGGCGGCGGCAAAGACAGCCCCGGCATTCACTCGGTCGCCGTCGATCCCCGGAACAGCCAGCACGTGACGGTCGGGATCTCGTGCGGCGGCGCATGGGTGACCGAAGACGGCGGCGAGACGTGGGAAGTCCGGGCCAAGGGAATGCGGGCCGCTTACATGCCGCCGGAACAGGCTTACGAACCCAACGCCCAGGATCCGCACAGGCTGGTGCAGTGCCCGGCGAGTCCCGACGCACTGTGGGTCCAGCACCACAACGGGATTTTTCGCTCGACAGACGCCGGGCGGTCGTGGACGGAGATCGAGAACGTCAAGCCCTCCGTCTTCGGCTTCGCTGTCGCGGTCCATCCGAAAGATCCGCAGTCGGCGTGGTTCGTTCCGGGGGTGAAAGATGAATGCCGAGTGCCGGTGGATGGGAAACTGGTCGTCACTCGGACCCGCGACGGCGGTCAGTCGTTCGATGCGCTCACTCGCGGCCTGCCGCAGTCACACTGTTACGACATCGTCTTCCGCCATGCGCTGGACATCGACGGGACCGGCGACCGGCTGGCGATGGGTTCGTCGACCGGCGGGTTGTGGGTGACGGAAGACGGCGGCGACCAGTGGGAATGCGTCAGCGCGCATCTGCCGCAGATCTATTGCGTGCGGTTCCAGTAG